Proteins from a genomic interval of Treponema brennaborense DSM 12168:
- the galT gene encoding UDP-glucose--hexose-1-phosphate uridylyltransferase: protein MIYQLIQELTEYGLSRALIQPQDRIYTVNRLFTLFKLAGSSEALPAPRRIPAGSKTIALEPILTRMLDYAYEHGLIEENSVVYRDLFDTQIMACLTPPPSAVIREFNERYNVSPERATEWFYEYSCNTDYIRRYRIAKDIKWTVSTEYGELDITINLSKPEKDPKAIAAAKSNPQTGYPKCQLCVENEGYGGRLDHPARATHRIIPVTINGSQWGFQYSPYVYYNEHCIVLNSEHTPMVIDRAAFVKLFDFVRQFPHYIVGSNADLPIVGGSILSHEHFQGGNYEFPMARAEIETQFSMKAFPDVHAGIVKWPMSVIRLRHEDPARLVEAADLILTKWRKYTDADAFVFAETDGIPHNTITPIARRRGAEYEIDLALRNNITTEEHPLGVFHPHQNLHHIKKENIGLIEVMGLAILPARLERELELLADYLVCKKDIRSNETIAKHADWAETFAAECTAANVRDVLKRETGLVFKQVLTDAGVYKRTPEGKEAFLRFTRTL, encoded by the coding sequence ATGATATACCAATTGATTCAGGAACTTACGGAATACGGTCTCAGCCGCGCGCTCATACAGCCGCAGGACCGTATCTACACGGTAAACCGACTTTTCACACTGTTCAAACTTGCAGGCAGTAGTGAAGCGCTTCCCGCGCCGCGCCGGATTCCCGCCGGATCGAAAACGATTGCACTGGAACCGATTTTGACCCGAATGCTCGATTATGCGTATGAACACGGACTCATAGAAGAAAATTCCGTTGTATACCGGGATCTCTTTGACACTCAGATAATGGCGTGCTTAACACCTCCTCCTTCTGCCGTTATCCGGGAATTCAACGAGCGATACAACGTATCACCCGAACGTGCAACCGAATGGTTCTATGAGTATTCGTGTAATACGGATTATATACGGCGCTACCGCATCGCAAAGGATATCAAGTGGACCGTTTCCACCGAATACGGCGAGCTCGATATTACGATCAACCTTTCAAAACCTGAAAAAGATCCCAAAGCGATCGCGGCGGCAAAGTCAAACCCGCAAACCGGCTATCCCAAATGCCAGTTGTGCGTTGAAAACGAAGGATACGGCGGCCGACTTGATCATCCCGCACGCGCAACTCACCGTATCATTCCCGTCACCATCAACGGTTCGCAATGGGGATTCCAGTATTCGCCGTACGTATACTACAACGAACACTGCATCGTTTTGAACAGCGAGCATACGCCCATGGTCATCGACCGGGCGGCGTTTGTCAAACTGTTCGACTTTGTGCGTCAGTTCCCGCATTACATCGTGGGTTCCAACGCGGATCTCCCCATTGTGGGCGGTTCCATTTTATCGCACGAACATTTTCAGGGCGGCAATTACGAGTTTCCCATGGCGCGCGCTGAAATCGAAACGCAATTCAGCATGAAAGCTTTTCCCGACGTACACGCGGGCATCGTAAAATGGCCCATGTCCGTCATCAGACTGCGGCACGAAGATCCGGCACGGCTGGTGGAAGCCGCCGACTTGATATTGACCAAGTGGCGGAAGTACACCGACGCAGATGCGTTCGTTTTTGCCGAAACGGACGGAATTCCGCACAATACGATCACGCCCATAGCGCGCCGTCGCGGTGCCGAATATGAAATAGACCTCGCGCTCCGCAACAATATCACGACGGAAGAACATCCGCTCGGCGTCTTCCATCCGCATCAGAATCTGCATCATATCAAAAAAGAAAACATCGGGCTGATCGAAGTAATGGGTTTGGCGATTCTGCCGGCCCGTCTTGAACGGGAACTGGAACTGCTTGCCGACTATCTTGTCTGCAAAAAGGACATACGCAGCAACGAAACGATTGCAAAACACGCCGACTGGGCGGAAACGTTTGCCGCCGAATGTACAGCAGCGAACGTACGCGACGTTTTGAAGCGTGAAACCGGACTTGTTTTTAAACAGGTGCTGACCGACGCCGGCGTGTATAAACGGACGCCGGAAGGCAAAGAGGCGTTTCTGCGTTTTACCCGAACGCTGTAA
- a CDS encoding (deoxy)nucleoside triphosphate pyrophosphohydrolase, producing MPESIKPHYYVAAGVITRPKKGGGCELFCARRPDKGETAKKWEFPGGKIEAGETPKQALEREIREELDTQVSVDDFIMTVEYAYRTFDLTMHVYFCTVQSGNLVLKEHSEAVWLPPERLSELDWAPADEELIRRLRATAADTASSVTAFG from the coding sequence ATGCCAGAAAGTATAAAACCCCATTATTACGTTGCCGCCGGGGTCATTACCCGCCCCAAAAAAGGCGGCGGCTGCGAGCTGTTTTGCGCGCGCCGTCCCGATAAAGGCGAAACGGCTAAAAAATGGGAATTTCCCGGCGGCAAGATTGAAGCCGGAGAAACGCCGAAACAGGCGCTTGAACGTGAAATCCGCGAAGAACTCGATACGCAGGTTTCGGTTGACGATTTTATCATGACGGTCGAATACGCGTATCGGACGTTCGATTTGACCATGCACGTGTATTTTTGCACCGTGCAGTCGGGAAATTTAGTACTGAAAGAACATTCGGAAGCGGTATGGCTTCCGCCGGAACGGCTTTCGGAACTCGATTGGGCGCCGGCGGACGAAGAACTCATCCGCCGTTTGCGGGCGACTGCTGCGGATACGGCGTCGTCGGTTACAGCGTTCGGGTAA